In Musa acuminata AAA Group cultivar baxijiao chromosome BXJ2-10, Cavendish_Baxijiao_AAA, whole genome shotgun sequence, a genomic segment contains:
- the LOC135624656 gene encoding nuclear transport factor 2B-like: MDPDAVAKAFVEHYYRTFDSSRAALGGLYQDASMLTFEGDKIQGAAAIVAKLSSLPFQQCAHAIATVDCQPSGPSGGMLVFVSGSLQLGGEQHPLKFSQMFHLMPTPQGSFYVLNDIFRLNYA, from the exons GACGCGGTGGCGAAGGCGTTCGTGGAGCACTACTACCGGACGTTCGACAGCAGCCGGGCGGCGCTCGGGGGGCTTTACCAGGACGCCTCCATGCTCACCTTCGAGGGCGACAAGATCCAGGGCGCCGCCGCTATCGTCGCCAAACTGTCCTCCCTTCCCTTCCAGCAGTGCGCCCACGCCATCGCCACCGTCGACTGCCAGCCCTCGGGACCCTCAGGCGGCATGCTCGTCTTCGTCAGCGGCTCCCTCCAGCTCGGCGGCGAGCAACACCCCCTCAAGTTCAGCCAG ATGTTCCATCTGATGCCGACGCCGCAGGGGAGCTTCTACGTGCTGAATGACATATTTCgcctgaactatgcctga